Proteins from a genomic interval of Sphingobacterium sp. SYP-B4668:
- a CDS encoding PspC domain-containing protein, with product MNKTIIININGIVFHIEEDAYDALRTYMIDIKRHFGNSEDSKEILEDIENRIAEMFSERLQAGRKEVINAEDVEAVIAQMGRVSDFDAAEGEENFGGAAEGANFKEAPYTFGKKLMRDPDDTIIGGVCSGLGHYLSIEAKWVRVLFVLFVLVGGSGILVYIILWIIMPKAITRADKMEMRGKAPNLHNFKKNFEEEMSGFRENFSGAGDSISQGVRSAGEIIVKILTVFVKVIGLIIAFSIGLTLLGLLIAVVFFAFGISGFSDDGVMYPMNFMDPNHAYIALLAAAVLVAIPMIAIFHSIIRALFNKAPMNKYVSISLFIIWLVAAGATFSYGVNTARDFKNESKIVEEKPLQKQAVYHLSERDVRVIKLDGNNTKRTIKIDNRDLSDYLKNNVQIRIEKIDSLKAPYIKYEYSAKGLDYRVATNRASQIGYQVTQDSTDIRFDSHFQLPERELFRDQEVAVTLYLPVGSKVVIDGSLERKLRDVSYHDCRVRYDHGVRETAWNMTELGLKCAIEPKEETPETTEETSPTDTVSQHGKEDDTIVIISKDGTRITTNNSKDTIVDISANGVRINTKESKNK from the coding sequence ATGAATAAGACAATAATCATCAATATTAACGGGATCGTCTTCCACATCGAAGAGGATGCCTACGATGCGCTAAGGACGTATATGATCGATATAAAGCGGCATTTTGGTAATTCGGAAGATAGCAAAGAAATCCTGGAAGATATCGAAAATAGGATTGCCGAAATGTTTAGTGAACGTCTTCAGGCTGGGCGGAAAGAAGTCATCAATGCTGAAGATGTGGAGGCGGTGATCGCGCAAATGGGAAGGGTAAGTGATTTTGACGCCGCAGAAGGAGAGGAAAATTTTGGCGGAGCAGCTGAGGGTGCAAATTTCAAGGAAGCTCCATATACCTTCGGAAAGAAATTGATGCGTGACCCGGATGATACCATCATTGGAGGTGTATGTAGTGGATTGGGACATTATCTAAGTATTGAGGCAAAATGGGTGCGGGTACTCTTTGTCCTTTTTGTACTCGTGGGTGGGTCCGGTATTTTAGTATACATCATTCTTTGGATTATTATGCCGAAGGCTATTACTCGTGCAGATAAGATGGAAATGAGAGGTAAAGCACCCAACCTTCACAATTTTAAGAAGAATTTTGAAGAAGAAATGAGTGGTTTTCGCGAAAATTTTTCGGGGGCCGGCGATTCAATTAGTCAAGGGGTTCGTTCGGCCGGAGAAATTATCGTCAAGATTTTGACTGTTTTTGTCAAGGTAATCGGCTTGATCATTGCCTTTTCAATAGGACTGACATTATTAGGATTGCTCATTGCCGTCGTATTCTTTGCTTTCGGTATATCGGGATTCAGTGATGATGGCGTGATGTATCCGATGAATTTTATGGATCCTAACCATGCTTACATCGCCCTATTGGCAGCAGCAGTGCTAGTGGCCATCCCGATGATAGCTATCTTCCATAGTATCATCAGAGCATTATTTAACAAGGCTCCTATGAATAAATATGTCTCTATATCGCTATTCATTATTTGGTTGGTAGCGGCTGGAGCGACGTTTTCTTATGGTGTAAATACTGCAAGGGATTTTAAAAATGAAAGTAAAATCGTGGAAGAGAAGCCTTTGCAAAAACAGGCTGTATACCATTTGTCTGAAAGAGATGTGCGTGTGATCAAATTGGATGGTAACAACACCAAGCGTACAATCAAAATCGACAATAGGGATCTGAGCGATTATCTAAAGAATAATGTTCAGATTCGAATAGAGAAGATAGATTCCCTAAAAGCTCCGTATATCAAATATGAGTATTCGGCTAAAGGGCTAGACTACCGAGTAGCGACAAATAGGGCTTCTCAAATTGGATATCAAGTGACACAGGATAGTACAGATATCCGCTTCGACAGTCATTTCCAATTGCCGGAAAGGGAACTGTTCAGGGACCAGGAAGTTGCTGTGACGCTCTATTTGCCGGTTGGGTCCAAAGTAGTGATCGATGGTTCGCTTGAACGCAAGCTTCGCGACGTATCCTACCACGACTGTCGCGTACGCTATGATCATGGAGTTAGGGAGACCGCTTGGAATATGACCGAGCTTGGCTTGAAATGTGCAATCGAACCAAAGGAAGAAACACCAGAGACCACTGAAGAGACTTCTCCTACGGATACGGTGTCGCAGCATGGCAAGGAGGATGATACGATCGTCATCATTTCTAAAGATGGGACACGAATCACGACCAACAATTCTAAGGACACAATAGTGGATATTAGTGCAAATGGAGTCCGCATCAATACAAAAGAGAGCAAAAACAAGTAA
- a CDS encoding PadR family transcriptional regulator — protein sequence MIAENTQVQMRKGILEYCILSIISRGEIYASDIISELKKAQLLVVEGTLYPLLTRLKNNGLLSYIWKESTSGPPRKYYEITAEGLEVLRRLDVTWKELVFAVEISIEGRTNND from the coding sequence ATGATAGCTGAAAATACACAAGTTCAAATGAGGAAGGGGATTCTGGAATACTGCATCCTCTCTATTATTTCCCGAGGGGAGATATACGCCTCTGATATTATCAGCGAACTAAAAAAGGCGCAGTTGCTCGTTGTAGAGGGTACTTTATACCCTTTATTGACTCGACTCAAGAATAATGGTTTGCTGAGTTACATTTGGAAAGAATCTACATCAGGACCGCCCCGTAAATATTATGAGATTACAGCAGAAGGGCTAGAGGTATTACGTAGACTGGATGTGACCTGGAAAGAACTGGTTTTTGCGGTCGAGATATCGATCGAGGGACGAACAAATAACGACTAA
- a CDS encoding VanZ family protein: MRFIINYAWAILWAVIVIILISMPADDLGHVRTFEGFDKLAHTGFFFVFTVLSYFGSLLQSKRRATKFKTSVVIILSGITFAFLTEGIQRYLTTTRSADWWDIFADMVGIGMGVFAYLLFYHKRGI; encoded by the coding sequence ATGAGATTTATCATAAACTACGCATGGGCCATCTTATGGGCCGTGATTGTTATCATTTTAATTAGCATGCCTGCAGATGATCTGGGCCATGTCAGGACCTTCGAAGGCTTTGACAAATTAGCTCATACGGGTTTTTTCTTTGTATTCACGGTGTTATCTTACTTTGGCTCGCTTCTGCAATCAAAGAGAAGGGCTACAAAGTTCAAAACGAGTGTGGTCATCATTCTTTCAGGAATTACATTTGCCTTTCTCACCGAAGGCATACAACGGTATCTCACAACGACAAGAAGCGCAGATTGGTGGGATATTTTTGCTGATATGGTGGGTATCGGCATGGGCGTATTTGCCTATCTATTATTTTATCACAAGCGAGGAATCTAA
- a CDS encoding TonB-dependent receptor domain-containing protein: MKKILPILLLIAVFILTGTSLWAQQQVLMGKVLDDQKQPLEGVTLYLYSADKLVLLKSAVSTNEGLYQFKEVPQGKYVIEATSVGFEKIRVSLAEGQPVQGQLQDIILQKASTALSEVQVEGKRPLIENKRGKLVLNVEDSPLAAGNNALDIIKRAPGVTVDQNDNILLMGQSGINVTIDGRQTYMTGDQLATLLKSTDGNQVKSVEVITATSGKDDAEGGTGRINIVLKRNKIEGFNGTFNVSAAQGRRFRGNSSLSLNYKKDNTNLFTSYSYDDGQYVNELDIERIIANEDVRKNFVQQSGMLARDKTHAYKFGIEQRTSSRNTMVLQFNGRNNTEWNDNESSTQVGIVNMPVDSIIRSWSDHDERFNNYSVNFNNEFKIDSNGRKLILDLDWSKFRNSKGADYDNRTYRSDGGQVGSEILRSGMPIEIDIYVAKVDYTHPLSKNHTIEVGAKYSNVTSDNNFLFEERVNDAWEIDEGRTNHFIYEEQISAGYIDYTGELGKWGLKAGLRAEYTVSDGNSITQQNRIKRDYLDLFPSTTLTYNAHENHILSVGYARRINRPNYRYLNPFNYFIDKYTAEKGNPYLNPQYADEYKLNYTFLQKYNLSIGFNDKRDAIVESMGQSGDTTWVIRENLGKNQDAYVNLNVPIQVTKFWSMYNNLTGVYMKFNGQVANSKLNESTVLFQGNTMNTFRISSAWAAEASVNYMSPFAYNIYKMESRWNLDLGVTKTFKDKRSIIKLAVSDVFNTGNHNLSTDFGEFNAKIRQTNDRRVVRLTYTYKFGNLKNNTNKKDTGSDEKSRAQ, encoded by the coding sequence ATGAAAAAAATACTACCTATATTATTATTAATTGCTGTATTCATCCTTACAGGAACGAGTCTTTGGGCCCAACAACAGGTTCTTATGGGGAAGGTGCTGGACGATCAAAAGCAACCACTAGAAGGGGTTACACTGTATTTGTACTCGGCAGATAAGCTAGTCTTATTGAAATCTGCTGTATCGACCAATGAAGGGCTATATCAATTCAAAGAAGTACCGCAAGGGAAATATGTAATCGAGGCGACCAGTGTTGGTTTTGAGAAGATTCGTGTCTCCCTAGCAGAGGGACAGCCCGTGCAGGGGCAGCTACAAGATATCATTCTTCAAAAGGCCTCCACAGCCCTTTCGGAAGTGCAAGTAGAGGGTAAAAGACCACTGATTGAAAATAAGCGGGGCAAGCTAGTGCTGAATGTCGAAGACTCTCCGCTGGCTGCCGGAAACAATGCCCTTGATATTATCAAAAGGGCTCCAGGGGTCACCGTGGATCAAAATGACAACATTTTGTTGATGGGACAAAGTGGCATAAACGTCACGATAGATGGTCGTCAAACCTATATGACTGGCGATCAGCTAGCAACTCTATTGAAGAGTACGGATGGCAATCAGGTGAAGTCTGTAGAGGTCATTACGGCGACTTCGGGGAAGGACGATGCCGAAGGAGGGACAGGTAGAATCAATATCGTCTTGAAACGAAATAAAATTGAAGGATTCAACGGTACCTTCAATGTGTCAGCTGCGCAAGGTCGGAGGTTTAGGGGCAACTCGTCACTATCCTTAAATTATAAAAAGGACAATACCAATCTCTTTACTTCATATTCTTATGATGATGGGCAGTATGTAAATGAATTGGATATAGAAAGGATTATCGCTAATGAAGATGTCCGAAAGAATTTTGTTCAACAAAGCGGAATGCTGGCGCGTGACAAAACGCATGCATATAAGTTTGGAATAGAACAAAGAACGTCCTCTCGAAACACAATGGTCTTGCAATTTAACGGTCGGAACAACACAGAATGGAATGATAATGAGAGTAGCACTCAAGTAGGGATAGTCAATATGCCCGTAGATTCCATTATACGATCCTGGAGTGATCACGATGAGCGATTCAACAATTATTCGGTCAACTTTAATAATGAATTCAAGATAGATTCCAATGGACGTAAACTTATACTTGACCTTGATTGGAGTAAATTTAGGAATAGTAAAGGGGCTGATTATGATAATCGGACGTACCGCTCCGACGGCGGGCAGGTTGGTTCGGAGATTCTAAGAAGCGGTATGCCCATTGAGATTGATATTTATGTAGCCAAAGTGGACTATACACACCCTCTTTCAAAAAATCATACCATTGAGGTAGGTGCTAAATACTCCAATGTGACCTCCGATAATAATTTTCTATTCGAGGAGCGTGTAAATGATGCTTGGGAGATTGACGAGGGACGTACCAATCATTTCATCTATGAGGAGCAAATTTCTGCAGGATACATCGACTATACTGGTGAACTCGGGAAATGGGGCTTAAAGGCAGGGTTGAGAGCGGAGTATACGGTGTCTGATGGGAACTCTATAACGCAGCAAAATCGAATCAAACGAGATTATTTAGATCTGTTTCCTTCCACAACGTTGACCTATAATGCGCATGAAAATCATATTCTGTCGGTGGGCTATGCTAGAAGAATAAATAGACCCAACTATCGTTATCTGAATCCATTCAACTATTTTATTGATAAATATACTGCCGAAAAAGGAAATCCTTATCTAAATCCACAATATGCGGATGAGTATAAGCTGAACTATACCTTCTTACAGAAGTACAACCTGTCCATTGGATTCAATGATAAGCGGGATGCGATTGTCGAAAGTATGGGGCAGTCGGGAGATACCACTTGGGTAATCCGTGAAAATTTAGGGAAAAATCAAGATGCCTATGTCAATTTGAATGTGCCTATTCAAGTAACGAAATTCTGGTCTATGTATAACAATCTGACAGGGGTATACATGAAGTTCAACGGACAGGTTGCTAACAGCAAATTAAATGAGTCTACAGTGTTGTTCCAAGGAAATACGATGAATACCTTTCGTATTTCTTCAGCATGGGCAGCAGAGGCGAGTGTAAACTATATGTCTCCATTTGCTTATAATATTTATAAGATGGAGTCTCGTTGGAATCTGGATCTGGGGGTCACCAAGACATTTAAGGACAAAAGAAGTATAATCAAGTTGGCTGTGAGCGACGTTTTTAACACGGGCAATCACAACCTGTCGACGGACTTCGGTGAGTTCAATGCAAAAATACGGCAAACAAATGATAGGAGAGTCGTGCGGCTAACGTACACATACAAGTTTGGAAATTTGAAAAATAATACCAATAAAAAAGATACCGGTAGCGACGAAAAGAGTCGAGCGCAATAA